A region from the Metopolophium dirhodum isolate CAU chromosome 9, ASM1992520v1, whole genome shotgun sequence genome encodes:
- the LOC132951774 gene encoding polyamine-transporting ATPase 13A3-like isoform X1, which produces MTPPDYSPQAPQTTQVIMADLVVRLSKLVRLHGAGHKKVNHPEDPVCTPLRRPIKEDSNFKDDEDPSVDYVDIIGTEEQLELHGYRRHLGYTIMSWVVTIITCGALRLIFYWWPTLMLFSTHMKCSLQSAEKILVVETYKKDHRSKHVAEIEIINSSSLLPSEACRVNGWDRQAYFELKSLGDSAKLPVRTPSGIFKDLDEIRRFDFKKYRFIWDVDNKEFYLLTGIDCGINTHELHEQRGISARDQYLRRAVYGPNLIDVPLQTIWSLIYTEVLNPFYVFEIFSFILWYLDDYLSYASAIFVMSLVSIITAVIQTRRNQRNLRSTVHSSDVANVLRENNVITVPTELLVPGDVLVIPSHGCVMHCDAVLLTGHCIVNESMLTGESVPVTKTTIPGNPDLKYDIKEHARHTLYCGTSVIQTRYYGEGRVCAVVVRTGFHTSKGSLVRSILYPAPVDFEFERDSYKFIKVLAGIAAIGFVYTVFIKVSRGHSLDSILKKAFDLITVVVPPALPAAMTVGQMYAQMRLKNHHIYCISPRSINVAGSINCVCFDKTGTLTEDGLDMWGIVPVTTSKFLPCYRNVSSMSSDHLLMSAMVTCHSITSIDGKLSGDPLDLKMFESTGWLLEEPETSEDNQFDLVMPVVVRPPNKNTFTTIEQIGQEIGIIRQFPFSSSLQCMSVIAKHLSSNLTHVYTKGAPEKILSLCNPSSIPPDFDQVLQRFTKQGYRVIAAGYRALKNNLSYVKTQRLTREQAECDLTLLGLIILENRLKPESAGVLDTLRSAGIRIIMVTGDNMLTALSVARDCGIVLETEDVITVHGVTVPPYLYFTAADMNVNPAINSNSIKLSTIMSPNSGNSVNLNMDLLEAGLLSPSSTTANTPIKCSQRYTFALTGKTWSLLRQYCPELIPKIITRASVFSRMSPDQKQQLVQELQGIGYYVAMCGDGANDCGALKAAHTGISLSEAESSVASPFTSRKASVECVVRVIREGRAALVTSVGIFKFMAGYSLVQFISVIMLYSIDNNLSDYQYLYIDLFLISLFAFSISRTSAYEGPLVKQRPETSLVSALPLTSLIGQLVISIAIQLISFVTIRYNDWFVPFQYKENESIESFENYAVFSVSALQYIILALVFNKGPPYRQGLQSNWCLSIISVVIVAFTVYLFISPFEILRSKFQLKLPPDNSSFFYVILALGLINLALAVFHEKILCDRMLVKFLSSRSHKNKSWTTSYAGIEHELQKMPDWPPLSNDRFSSSSSSPFSYTSPEQLSPTVRSTVQPNGTASNGVNLSLHRRFHSESEESNYATPAGSLQHI; this is translated from the exons gAGTTACACGGCTACCGGCGACACTTGGGATACACAATTATGTCTTGGGTAGTGACAATCATAACATGTGGCGCtcttcgtttaatattttactggtGGCCAACATTAATGTTGTTTTCTACCCATATGAAATGTTCATTGCAATCTGCCGAAAAAATTTTAGTGGTG GAAACGTATAAAAAAGATCATAGAAGCAAACATGTAGCTGAAATAGAAATCATCAATTCCTCTTCGCTGTTGCCAAG CGAAGCATGCCGCGTGAATGGCTGGGACAGACAGGCGTACTTTGAACTCAAATCACTTGGCGATTCAGCAAAACTGCCAGTGCGAACACCAAGTGGAATTTTCaaag accTGGACGAAATAAGACGATTCGACTTCAAGAAGTACAGATTCATTTGGGATGTGGACAACAAGGAGTTCTATCTGTTAACTGGAATTGACTGCGGTATAAATACCCACGAATTGCATGAACAAAGGGGAATATCTGCTCGAGATCAATATCTGCGTCGCGCTGTTTACGGGCCAAACCTCATTGATGTTCCATTGCAGACTATTTGGTCATTGATTTACACTGAAGTCCTTAATCCattttatgtatttgaaatattttcatttatacttTGGTACCTTGACGATTATTTATCATATGCCTCAGCTATATTTGTTATGTCATTAGTCAGTATTATTACTGCTGTTATACAAACAAGGAGGAATCAAAGAAACCTTAGGAGTACCGTGCATTCCAGCGATGTTGCTAATGTACTACGAGAGAATAACGTAATTACAGTTCCTACAGAATTGTTAGTTCCAGGGGATGTTTTGGTTATCCCTAGTCATGGTTGTGTTATGCATTGCGACGCAGTCCTTCTCACAGGACATTGTATTGTTAATGAAAGTATGCTTACAG GTGAAAGTGTTCCTGTAACCAAGACAACAATACCTGGAAATCCAGACctaaaatatgacataaaagAACATGCTCGTCACACATTATACTGTGGAACATCTGTTATACAAACTCGTTATTATGGCGAGGGACGAGTGTGTGCTGTTGTGGTACGTACAGGCTTCCACACTAGTAAAGGTTCTTTGGTACGTTCAATATTGTATCCAGCACCAgttgattttgaatttgaacGGGACAGTTATAAGTTCATCAAAGTACTAGCAGGTATTGCTGCTATTGGATTTGTATACACTGTGTTTATCAAAGTGTCTCGGGGACATTCTCTCGATTCAATTTTGAAGAAAGCTTTTGACCTGATCACAGTTGTAGTCCCTCCTGCATTGCCTGCTGCTATGACTGTGGGACAAATGTATGCACAAATGAGATTGAAAAATCATCATATATATTGCATTAGTCCAAGATCTATAAATGTGGCAGGTTCAATTAATTGTGTTTGTTTTGATAAA acTGGTACACTGACTGAAGATGGATTAGATATGTGGGGTATAGTACCTGTGACAACATCAAAATTTCTACCTTGCTATAGGAATGTGAGTTCAATGTCATCAGACCATTTGCTCATGTCAGCTATGGTTACATGCCATTCTATTACGTCTATCGATGGAAAGTTGTCCGGTGATCCTTTAGACTTGAAGATGTTTGAATCAACTGGATGGTTACTCGAAGAACCTGAGACTAGTGAAGACAACCAATTTGATTTGGTTATGCCAGTTGTTGTTCGACCACCGAATAAAAACACATTCACTACTATTGAACAG ATTGGACAAGAAATTGGTATCATTCGTCAATTTCCATTTAGTTCGAGTTTGCAGTGCATGAGTGTTATAGCCAAACATCTGTCTTCTAATTTGACCCATGTCTATACCAAAGGAGCTCCAGAAAAAATTTTAAGCCTCTGTAATCCTAGTTCGATTCCACCAGACTTCGATCAAGTATTGCAACGATTCACCAAACAAGGATATCGGGTGATTGCTGCTGGTTACAGGGCGTTAAAGAATAATTTGAGTTACGTTAAGACACAGAGATTAACCAGAGAACAAGCAGAATGTGACCTGACACTTTTGGGACTGATTATATTAGAAAACAGATTAAAGCCAGAAAGTGCTGGTGTTTTGGACACATTACGGTCTGCAGGTATTAGAATTATTATGGTCACTGGAGATAATATGCTAACAGCCCTCAGTGTTGCAAGGGATTGTGGTATAGTGTTAGAAACAGAAGATGTTATTACTGTGCATGGCGTTACAGTGCCCCCTTATTTGTATTTCACAGCAGCTGATATGAATGTTAACCCGGCAATTAATTCTAATTCGATT AAACTGAGCACTATTATGTCGCCCAATTCTGGTAATAGTGTAAATTTGAATATGGATTTATTAGAAGCTGGATTATTAAGCCCTTCAAGTACTACTGCTAATACGCCAATTAA atgttCTCAGAGGTATACTTTTGCATTGACCGGAAAAACATGGTCATTGCTTAGACAATATTGCCCAGAACTCATACCAAAAATCATTACTAGAGCGTCTGTATTTTCACGAATGAGTCCTGATCAAAAACAACAACTTGTTCAAGAGTTGCAGGGAATTGGTTATTATGTTG CAATGTGTGGTGATGGTGCTAATGACTGTGGAGCTTTGAAAGCAGCACACACTGGTATATCCCTGAGTGAAGCAGAATCGTCTGTTGCCAGTCCATTCACGTCACGCAAAGCATCTGTTGAATGTGTTGTGAGGGTAATTCGTGAAGGTCGCGCCGCTCTTGTTACTTCTGTtggtatattcaaatttatggCTGGATATTCTCTGGTACAATTTATATCGGTTATCATGCTCTACTCCATCGACAACAATTTATCAGATTACCAGTATTTGTACATTGATTTATTTCTTATATCACTCTTTGCATTTTCAATAAGTCGTACGTCTGCGTACGAAGGACCATTAGTCAAACAGAGGCCAGAGACGTCACTCGTCTCTGCCTTGCCATTGACTTCACTTATTGGACAACTAGTAATTTCTATTGCAATTCAATTGATTAGCTTTGTAACCATTCGATATAATGACTGGTTTGTGCCATTTCAGTATAAAGAAAATGAATCAATAGAAAGCTTTGAGAATTATGCAGTGTTTAGTGTATCGGCATTACAGTATATAATTTTAGCCCTAGTTTTCAACAAGGGACCACCATACAGACAGGGTTTACAATCAAACTGGTGTTTATCCATCATATCAGTAGTCATAGTAGCATTTaccgtttatttatttatctcaccatttgaaattttaagatCCAAATTCCAACTCAAATTACCTCCAGACAACTCCTCTTTCTTCTATGTAATTTTAGCGCTAGGGTTAATAAATTTAGCACTGGCAGTATTTCATGAAAAAATACTTTGTGACCGCATGCTTGTCAAATTTTTGAGTTCTCG ttctcaTAAGAATAAAAGTTGGACAACATCTTATGCTGGAATTGAGCATGAACTTCAAAAAATGCCAGATTGGCCTCCGTTGAGTAACGATCGTTTTAGTTCATCCTCGTCATCGCCATTTTCATATACATCACCCGAACAGTTGTCACCGACTGTCCGTTCAACAGTACAACCAAATG gaACAGCCAGTAACGGTGTGAATTTATCGTTGCACCGTCGCTTTCATTCAGAAAGTGAAGAATCCAATTATGCTACTCCTGCTGGTAGTTTACAACATATTTga
- the LOC132951774 gene encoding polyamine-transporting ATPase 13A3-like isoform X2, translating into MTPPDYSPQAPQTTQVIMADLVVRLSKLVRLHGAGHKKVNHPEDPVCTPLRRPIKEDSNFKDDEDPSVDYVDIIGTEEQLELHGYRRHLGYTIMSWVVTIITCGALRLIFYWWPTLMLFSTHMKCSLQSAEKILVVETYKKDHRSKHVAEIEIINSSSLLPSEACRVNGWDRQAYFELKSLGDSAKLPVRTPSGIFKDLDEIRRFDFKKYRFIWDVDNKEFYLLTGIDCGINTHELHEQRGISARDQYLRRAVYGPNLIDVPLQTIWSLIYTEVLNPFYVFEIFSFILWYLDDYLSYASAIFVMSLVSIITAVIQTRRNQRNLRSTVHSSDVANVLRENNVITVPTELLVPGDVLVIPSHGCVMHCDAVLLTGHCIVNESMLTGESVPVTKTTIPGNPDLKYDIKEHARHTLYCGTSVIQTRYYGEGRVCAVVVRTGFHTSKGSLVRSILYPAPVDFEFERDSYKFIKVLAGIAAIGFVYTVFIKVSRGHSLDSILKKAFDLITVVVPPALPAAMTVGQMYAQMRLKNHHIYCISPRSINVAGSINCVCFDKTGTLTEDGLDMWGIVPVTTSKFLPCYRNVSSMSSDHLLMSAMVTCHSITSIDGKLSGDPLDLKMFESTGWLLEEPETSEDNQFDLVMPVVVRPPNKNTFTTIEQIGQEIGIIRQFPFSSSLQCMSVIAKHLSSNLTHVYTKGAPEKILSLCNPSSIPPDFDQVLQRFTKQGYRVIAAGYRALKNNLSYVKTQRLTREQAECDLTLLGLIILENRLKPESAGVLDTLRSAGIRIIMVTGDNMLTALSVARDCGIVLETEDVITVHGVTVPPYLYFTAADMNVNPAINSNSIKLSTIMSPNSGNSVNLNMDLLEAGLLSPSSTTANTPIKCSQRYTFALTGKTWSLLRQYCPELIPKIITRASVFSRMSPDQKQQLVQELQGIGYYVAMCGDGANDCGALKAAHTGISLSEAESSVASPFTSRKASVECVVRVIREGRAALVTSVGIFKFMAGYSLVQFISVIMLYSIDNNLSDYQYLYIDLFLISLFAFSISRTSAYEGPLVKQRPETSLVSALPLTSLIGQLVISIAIQLISFVTIRYNDWFVPFQYKENESIESFENYAVFSVSALQYIILALVFNKGPPYRQGLQSNWCLSIISVVIVAFTVYLFISPFEILRSKFQLKLPPDNSSFFYVILALGLINLALAVFHEKILCDRMLVKFLSSRSHKNKSWTTSYAGIEHELQKMPDWPPLSNDRFSSSSSSPFSYTSPEQLSPTVRSTVQPNGIA; encoded by the exons gAGTTACACGGCTACCGGCGACACTTGGGATACACAATTATGTCTTGGGTAGTGACAATCATAACATGTGGCGCtcttcgtttaatattttactggtGGCCAACATTAATGTTGTTTTCTACCCATATGAAATGTTCATTGCAATCTGCCGAAAAAATTTTAGTGGTG GAAACGTATAAAAAAGATCATAGAAGCAAACATGTAGCTGAAATAGAAATCATCAATTCCTCTTCGCTGTTGCCAAG CGAAGCATGCCGCGTGAATGGCTGGGACAGACAGGCGTACTTTGAACTCAAATCACTTGGCGATTCAGCAAAACTGCCAGTGCGAACACCAAGTGGAATTTTCaaag accTGGACGAAATAAGACGATTCGACTTCAAGAAGTACAGATTCATTTGGGATGTGGACAACAAGGAGTTCTATCTGTTAACTGGAATTGACTGCGGTATAAATACCCACGAATTGCATGAACAAAGGGGAATATCTGCTCGAGATCAATATCTGCGTCGCGCTGTTTACGGGCCAAACCTCATTGATGTTCCATTGCAGACTATTTGGTCATTGATTTACACTGAAGTCCTTAATCCattttatgtatttgaaatattttcatttatacttTGGTACCTTGACGATTATTTATCATATGCCTCAGCTATATTTGTTATGTCATTAGTCAGTATTATTACTGCTGTTATACAAACAAGGAGGAATCAAAGAAACCTTAGGAGTACCGTGCATTCCAGCGATGTTGCTAATGTACTACGAGAGAATAACGTAATTACAGTTCCTACAGAATTGTTAGTTCCAGGGGATGTTTTGGTTATCCCTAGTCATGGTTGTGTTATGCATTGCGACGCAGTCCTTCTCACAGGACATTGTATTGTTAATGAAAGTATGCTTACAG GTGAAAGTGTTCCTGTAACCAAGACAACAATACCTGGAAATCCAGACctaaaatatgacataaaagAACATGCTCGTCACACATTATACTGTGGAACATCTGTTATACAAACTCGTTATTATGGCGAGGGACGAGTGTGTGCTGTTGTGGTACGTACAGGCTTCCACACTAGTAAAGGTTCTTTGGTACGTTCAATATTGTATCCAGCACCAgttgattttgaatttgaacGGGACAGTTATAAGTTCATCAAAGTACTAGCAGGTATTGCTGCTATTGGATTTGTATACACTGTGTTTATCAAAGTGTCTCGGGGACATTCTCTCGATTCAATTTTGAAGAAAGCTTTTGACCTGATCACAGTTGTAGTCCCTCCTGCATTGCCTGCTGCTATGACTGTGGGACAAATGTATGCACAAATGAGATTGAAAAATCATCATATATATTGCATTAGTCCAAGATCTATAAATGTGGCAGGTTCAATTAATTGTGTTTGTTTTGATAAA acTGGTACACTGACTGAAGATGGATTAGATATGTGGGGTATAGTACCTGTGACAACATCAAAATTTCTACCTTGCTATAGGAATGTGAGTTCAATGTCATCAGACCATTTGCTCATGTCAGCTATGGTTACATGCCATTCTATTACGTCTATCGATGGAAAGTTGTCCGGTGATCCTTTAGACTTGAAGATGTTTGAATCAACTGGATGGTTACTCGAAGAACCTGAGACTAGTGAAGACAACCAATTTGATTTGGTTATGCCAGTTGTTGTTCGACCACCGAATAAAAACACATTCACTACTATTGAACAG ATTGGACAAGAAATTGGTATCATTCGTCAATTTCCATTTAGTTCGAGTTTGCAGTGCATGAGTGTTATAGCCAAACATCTGTCTTCTAATTTGACCCATGTCTATACCAAAGGAGCTCCAGAAAAAATTTTAAGCCTCTGTAATCCTAGTTCGATTCCACCAGACTTCGATCAAGTATTGCAACGATTCACCAAACAAGGATATCGGGTGATTGCTGCTGGTTACAGGGCGTTAAAGAATAATTTGAGTTACGTTAAGACACAGAGATTAACCAGAGAACAAGCAGAATGTGACCTGACACTTTTGGGACTGATTATATTAGAAAACAGATTAAAGCCAGAAAGTGCTGGTGTTTTGGACACATTACGGTCTGCAGGTATTAGAATTATTATGGTCACTGGAGATAATATGCTAACAGCCCTCAGTGTTGCAAGGGATTGTGGTATAGTGTTAGAAACAGAAGATGTTATTACTGTGCATGGCGTTACAGTGCCCCCTTATTTGTATTTCACAGCAGCTGATATGAATGTTAACCCGGCAATTAATTCTAATTCGATT AAACTGAGCACTATTATGTCGCCCAATTCTGGTAATAGTGTAAATTTGAATATGGATTTATTAGAAGCTGGATTATTAAGCCCTTCAAGTACTACTGCTAATACGCCAATTAA atgttCTCAGAGGTATACTTTTGCATTGACCGGAAAAACATGGTCATTGCTTAGACAATATTGCCCAGAACTCATACCAAAAATCATTACTAGAGCGTCTGTATTTTCACGAATGAGTCCTGATCAAAAACAACAACTTGTTCAAGAGTTGCAGGGAATTGGTTATTATGTTG CAATGTGTGGTGATGGTGCTAATGACTGTGGAGCTTTGAAAGCAGCACACACTGGTATATCCCTGAGTGAAGCAGAATCGTCTGTTGCCAGTCCATTCACGTCACGCAAAGCATCTGTTGAATGTGTTGTGAGGGTAATTCGTGAAGGTCGCGCCGCTCTTGTTACTTCTGTtggtatattcaaatttatggCTGGATATTCTCTGGTACAATTTATATCGGTTATCATGCTCTACTCCATCGACAACAATTTATCAGATTACCAGTATTTGTACATTGATTTATTTCTTATATCACTCTTTGCATTTTCAATAAGTCGTACGTCTGCGTACGAAGGACCATTAGTCAAACAGAGGCCAGAGACGTCACTCGTCTCTGCCTTGCCATTGACTTCACTTATTGGACAACTAGTAATTTCTATTGCAATTCAATTGATTAGCTTTGTAACCATTCGATATAATGACTGGTTTGTGCCATTTCAGTATAAAGAAAATGAATCAATAGAAAGCTTTGAGAATTATGCAGTGTTTAGTGTATCGGCATTACAGTATATAATTTTAGCCCTAGTTTTCAACAAGGGACCACCATACAGACAGGGTTTACAATCAAACTGGTGTTTATCCATCATATCAGTAGTCATAGTAGCATTTaccgtttatttatttatctcaccatttgaaattttaagatCCAAATTCCAACTCAAATTACCTCCAGACAACTCCTCTTTCTTCTATGTAATTTTAGCGCTAGGGTTAATAAATTTAGCACTGGCAGTATTTCATGAAAAAATACTTTGTGACCGCATGCTTGTCAAATTTTTGAGTTCTCG ttctcaTAAGAATAAAAGTTGGACAACATCTTATGCTGGAATTGAGCATGAACTTCAAAAAATGCCAGATTGGCCTCCGTTGAGTAACGATCGTTTTAGTTCATCCTCGTCATCGCCATTTTCATATACATCACCCGAACAGTTGTCACCGACTGTCCGTTCAACAGTACAACCAAATGGTATTGCATAG
- the LOC132951774 gene encoding polyamine-transporting ATPase 13A3-like isoform X3: MSYNNGPIKEDSNFKDDEDPSVDYVDIIGTEEQLELHGYRRHLGYTIMSWVVTIITCGALRLIFYWWPTLMLFSTHMKCSLQSAEKILVVETYKKDHRSKHVAEIEIINSSSLLPSEACRVNGWDRQAYFELKSLGDSAKLPVRTPSGIFKDLDEIRRFDFKKYRFIWDVDNKEFYLLTGIDCGINTHELHEQRGISARDQYLRRAVYGPNLIDVPLQTIWSLIYTEVLNPFYVFEIFSFILWYLDDYLSYASAIFVMSLVSIITAVIQTRRNQRNLRSTVHSSDVANVLRENNVITVPTELLVPGDVLVIPSHGCVMHCDAVLLTGHCIVNESMLTGESVPVTKTTIPGNPDLKYDIKEHARHTLYCGTSVIQTRYYGEGRVCAVVVRTGFHTSKGSLVRSILYPAPVDFEFERDSYKFIKVLAGIAAIGFVYTVFIKVSRGHSLDSILKKAFDLITVVVPPALPAAMTVGQMYAQMRLKNHHIYCISPRSINVAGSINCVCFDKTGTLTEDGLDMWGIVPVTTSKFLPCYRNVSSMSSDHLLMSAMVTCHSITSIDGKLSGDPLDLKMFESTGWLLEEPETSEDNQFDLVMPVVVRPPNKNTFTTIEQIGQEIGIIRQFPFSSSLQCMSVIAKHLSSNLTHVYTKGAPEKILSLCNPSSIPPDFDQVLQRFTKQGYRVIAAGYRALKNNLSYVKTQRLTREQAECDLTLLGLIILENRLKPESAGVLDTLRSAGIRIIMVTGDNMLTALSVARDCGIVLETEDVITVHGVTVPPYLYFTAADMNVNPAINSNSIKLSTIMSPNSGNSVNLNMDLLEAGLLSPSSTTANTPIKCSQRYTFALTGKTWSLLRQYCPELIPKIITRASVFSRMSPDQKQQLVQELQGIGYYVAMCGDGANDCGALKAAHTGISLSEAESSVASPFTSRKASVECVVRVIREGRAALVTSVGIFKFMAGYSLVQFISVIMLYSIDNNLSDYQYLYIDLFLISLFAFSISRTSAYEGPLVKQRPETSLVSALPLTSLIGQLVISIAIQLISFVTIRYNDWFVPFQYKENESIESFENYAVFSVSALQYIILALVFNKGPPYRQGLQSNWCLSIISVVIVAFTVYLFISPFEILRSKFQLKLPPDNSSFFYVILALGLINLALAVFHEKILCDRMLVKFLSSRSHKNKSWTTSYAGIEHELQKMPDWPPLSNDRFSSSSSSPFSYTSPEQLSPTVRSTVQPNGTASNGVNLSLHRRFHSESEESNYATPAGSLQHI; the protein is encoded by the exons gAGTTACACGGCTACCGGCGACACTTGGGATACACAATTATGTCTTGGGTAGTGACAATCATAACATGTGGCGCtcttcgtttaatattttactggtGGCCAACATTAATGTTGTTTTCTACCCATATGAAATGTTCATTGCAATCTGCCGAAAAAATTTTAGTGGTG GAAACGTATAAAAAAGATCATAGAAGCAAACATGTAGCTGAAATAGAAATCATCAATTCCTCTTCGCTGTTGCCAAG CGAAGCATGCCGCGTGAATGGCTGGGACAGACAGGCGTACTTTGAACTCAAATCACTTGGCGATTCAGCAAAACTGCCAGTGCGAACACCAAGTGGAATTTTCaaag accTGGACGAAATAAGACGATTCGACTTCAAGAAGTACAGATTCATTTGGGATGTGGACAACAAGGAGTTCTATCTGTTAACTGGAATTGACTGCGGTATAAATACCCACGAATTGCATGAACAAAGGGGAATATCTGCTCGAGATCAATATCTGCGTCGCGCTGTTTACGGGCCAAACCTCATTGATGTTCCATTGCAGACTATTTGGTCATTGATTTACACTGAAGTCCTTAATCCattttatgtatttgaaatattttcatttatacttTGGTACCTTGACGATTATTTATCATATGCCTCAGCTATATTTGTTATGTCATTAGTCAGTATTATTACTGCTGTTATACAAACAAGGAGGAATCAAAGAAACCTTAGGAGTACCGTGCATTCCAGCGATGTTGCTAATGTACTACGAGAGAATAACGTAATTACAGTTCCTACAGAATTGTTAGTTCCAGGGGATGTTTTGGTTATCCCTAGTCATGGTTGTGTTATGCATTGCGACGCAGTCCTTCTCACAGGACATTGTATTGTTAATGAAAGTATGCTTACAG GTGAAAGTGTTCCTGTAACCAAGACAACAATACCTGGAAATCCAGACctaaaatatgacataaaagAACATGCTCGTCACACATTATACTGTGGAACATCTGTTATACAAACTCGTTATTATGGCGAGGGACGAGTGTGTGCTGTTGTGGTACGTACAGGCTTCCACACTAGTAAAGGTTCTTTGGTACGTTCAATATTGTATCCAGCACCAgttgattttgaatttgaacGGGACAGTTATAAGTTCATCAAAGTACTAGCAGGTATTGCTGCTATTGGATTTGTATACACTGTGTTTATCAAAGTGTCTCGGGGACATTCTCTCGATTCAATTTTGAAGAAAGCTTTTGACCTGATCACAGTTGTAGTCCCTCCTGCATTGCCTGCTGCTATGACTGTGGGACAAATGTATGCACAAATGAGATTGAAAAATCATCATATATATTGCATTAGTCCAAGATCTATAAATGTGGCAGGTTCAATTAATTGTGTTTGTTTTGATAAA acTGGTACACTGACTGAAGATGGATTAGATATGTGGGGTATAGTACCTGTGACAACATCAAAATTTCTACCTTGCTATAGGAATGTGAGTTCAATGTCATCAGACCATTTGCTCATGTCAGCTATGGTTACATGCCATTCTATTACGTCTATCGATGGAAAGTTGTCCGGTGATCCTTTAGACTTGAAGATGTTTGAATCAACTGGATGGTTACTCGAAGAACCTGAGACTAGTGAAGACAACCAATTTGATTTGGTTATGCCAGTTGTTGTTCGACCACCGAATAAAAACACATTCACTACTATTGAACAG ATTGGACAAGAAATTGGTATCATTCGTCAATTTCCATTTAGTTCGAGTTTGCAGTGCATGAGTGTTATAGCCAAACATCTGTCTTCTAATTTGACCCATGTCTATACCAAAGGAGCTCCAGAAAAAATTTTAAGCCTCTGTAATCCTAGTTCGATTCCACCAGACTTCGATCAAGTATTGCAACGATTCACCAAACAAGGATATCGGGTGATTGCTGCTGGTTACAGGGCGTTAAAGAATAATTTGAGTTACGTTAAGACACAGAGATTAACCAGAGAACAAGCAGAATGTGACCTGACACTTTTGGGACTGATTATATTAGAAAACAGATTAAAGCCAGAAAGTGCTGGTGTTTTGGACACATTACGGTCTGCAGGTATTAGAATTATTATGGTCACTGGAGATAATATGCTAACAGCCCTCAGTGTTGCAAGGGATTGTGGTATAGTGTTAGAAACAGAAGATGTTATTACTGTGCATGGCGTTACAGTGCCCCCTTATTTGTATTTCACAGCAGCTGATATGAATGTTAACCCGGCAATTAATTCTAATTCGATT AAACTGAGCACTATTATGTCGCCCAATTCTGGTAATAGTGTAAATTTGAATATGGATTTATTAGAAGCTGGATTATTAAGCCCTTCAAGTACTACTGCTAATACGCCAATTAA atgttCTCAGAGGTATACTTTTGCATTGACCGGAAAAACATGGTCATTGCTTAGACAATATTGCCCAGAACTCATACCAAAAATCATTACTAGAGCGTCTGTATTTTCACGAATGAGTCCTGATCAAAAACAACAACTTGTTCAAGAGTTGCAGGGAATTGGTTATTATGTTG CAATGTGTGGTGATGGTGCTAATGACTGTGGAGCTTTGAAAGCAGCACACACTGGTATATCCCTGAGTGAAGCAGAATCGTCTGTTGCCAGTCCATTCACGTCACGCAAAGCATCTGTTGAATGTGTTGTGAGGGTAATTCGTGAAGGTCGCGCCGCTCTTGTTACTTCTGTtggtatattcaaatttatggCTGGATATTCTCTGGTACAATTTATATCGGTTATCATGCTCTACTCCATCGACAACAATTTATCAGATTACCAGTATTTGTACATTGATTTATTTCTTATATCACTCTTTGCATTTTCAATAAGTCGTACGTCTGCGTACGAAGGACCATTAGTCAAACAGAGGCCAGAGACGTCACTCGTCTCTGCCTTGCCATTGACTTCACTTATTGGACAACTAGTAATTTCTATTGCAATTCAATTGATTAGCTTTGTAACCATTCGATATAATGACTGGTTTGTGCCATTTCAGTATAAAGAAAATGAATCAATAGAAAGCTTTGAGAATTATGCAGTGTTTAGTGTATCGGCATTACAGTATATAATTTTAGCCCTAGTTTTCAACAAGGGACCACCATACAGACAGGGTTTACAATCAAACTGGTGTTTATCCATCATATCAGTAGTCATAGTAGCATTTaccgtttatttatttatctcaccatttgaaattttaagatCCAAATTCCAACTCAAATTACCTCCAGACAACTCCTCTTTCTTCTATGTAATTTTAGCGCTAGGGTTAATAAATTTAGCACTGGCAGTATTTCATGAAAAAATACTTTGTGACCGCATGCTTGTCAAATTTTTGAGTTCTCG ttctcaTAAGAATAAAAGTTGGACAACATCTTATGCTGGAATTGAGCATGAACTTCAAAAAATGCCAGATTGGCCTCCGTTGAGTAACGATCGTTTTAGTTCATCCTCGTCATCGCCATTTTCATATACATCACCCGAACAGTTGTCACCGACTGTCCGTTCAACAGTACAACCAAATG gaACAGCCAGTAACGGTGTGAATTTATCGTTGCACCGTCGCTTTCATTCAGAAAGTGAAGAATCCAATTATGCTACTCCTGCTGGTAGTTTACAACATATTTga